GTTGCCAGTCTGTTTCAGAGTAGTAAGGCTCATTCATTTTAGAAACAGGTGTTCTCTGATTTTCCTATTGTTTTTGGCCACTAATGGGGGTTGATGTGCTGTCCACTTACTTTCTAGACTCTATTATTTAAGAAAGTGTTGTGTCCCTCCTTTATTGAATTGACTTTTACCTTTATTTGTTACCTTGGTAATGAGTGGGCTATTTGGCAAGGTGAGAGGGAGGTCAGAGCAGGAGAGAATGGTATAATCAAATCAAGTGAAAGCATGAACAAGCACGCCTTATTTGCATATTGATTGTCATCAGGTTTTGCCTACCAAGTTCCTTTCTCCTGTGAAGGTTTGGTCAACAGTGTGTTTTAAAGAATTGCAGCAGAACCTTAAAAGTATGTTTACAAAGGCTAGTTTGAGCTAGGAGACTATTTCTGATTATCTctatctttatttctctctctctctctctctccagttgggCTTCCCTTTGTGATCCTCACCCCTCTGCACAATCCCTTCAACAGGGGTTTCTTCTGTAATGATGAGTCCATCAGATACCCCCTGAAAGAGGACACCATATCCTACCAGTTACTGGGGGGAGTCATGATCCCTTTCACACTGATTGTGGTAAGTCATTACCTTCGCTCTGTTCTCAGATGTTCTCTTCAGAATATCATCAAAATATCAGATATTTGTGTTTTAAATGTTTATGGTAAACGTACAATAATTTGAGACAATATGTCAATATATTCGATTCACCTCAGTTAAAGATGACTTCTCTTGCTTTTACAGGTAGTCAGTGGTGAGTGCCTTGGCGTCTATATGACTCATATAAAGACCAAATCATCCTTGGGGACTAACTACGTGGCGCGCATCTACAAAGCAGTGGGCAGCTTCCTGTTCGGGGCTGCTGCTAGCCAATCACTGACGGACATTGCCAAGTACTCGATTGGTCGCCTGCGTCCCCACTTCCTGGCTGTGTGTAAGCCTATGTGGGACCGTATCAACTGCATTGCTGGAGGCTACATCGAGAACTTCACCTGTACCGGGGAGAAAAACATGGTGGATGAGGCCAGGTACAGTAGAGGTTTCCTAGGGTTACATCCCAAGAGAAGATATTGCTGCAAAATCGACACGGAAAAACTTTGAACTCTACTGGCAAATGCAAGCTCGAAAGATGTTTGCGATGCTGTAAACCCAGTTTCCCCTAATCTTTTTTTTGTCTTCTGTTTTACAGACTTTCCTTTTTTTCTGGTCACTCATCCTTCTCTATGTACTGTATGCTGTTCCTAGCAGTAAGTATAGCAGTGGGCATACTGTGCTCATTGTTACATACAGTGACGCTACAACAGTTCAGTTCTTTCTCTGTCCCTAAGCAATAGCTCCCTTTCGTGATGTTGATGGTGtccttcttccctctctattTTAGCTGTACGTCCAGGCCAGACTGCAGACAGAGTGGGCCAGGCTCCTCAGACCCACCATCCAGTTCTTCCTGATCGCAACGTCCATCTACGTGGGGCTGTCACGCGTCTCAGATTACAAACACCACTGGAATGACGTACTTACTGGCCTCCTGCTGGGGGCGATAGTTGCAATACTCACGGTGGGTAGCTAGCTTATAGGCCAACGGTTCCCAACCAGTTTGCCTTGAGGAACTCTCACGTGTGCCGCAGAACTGTTTAACACTCACTTATAAACGTGGCCTGTGGAATGCACATGGAATTTTGATTTGGGAGCACGACTGCCTGTCAGACAATACATGAAATGGCACATGGTTACGTCTGTATCGTTGTTTAAAGTCCAGTGCGCTCAGGCTGGTGTTAGATATGTATCATTTTACTTTGTCTGTGAAAACCATTAGTACAGGCAAGTCTGATTAGGCTTAGCCAGAATCATTTATTTCTTAATATATGGCTCTGGGCTTAGCTATACTGCCGTAGAAACAAACAGAGCGTGGCTTTGAGTCCGTGGCTGCACTTTTACCGTGCAAAGAAACGCTTGTCTGTAGCCCAAACCATTCAAATCTGAAGAactgttttactattttctggcGCAGATCGCTATTTAATCTGTAAAAAAAGGtttgtcacagaaaatagatgattTGCAGTATGGATCAGAAGAGATGGCAGTGATTACCACTAAATACATTAATAGGAACATTTTAGGTGGGCCGCCGAATTGTATTTCCCATCATGTTCCATGGTTAAAAAaatgttgggaaccactgctatagGTTATAGACACGGGTAGGCCTGGGCACTGGCCCTGTCAGATTAGGGTAAACACGTAAAGTAAGTTGATAGCCACTGTTGTAGTTCATTATTCACTTTGACACAGGTAGCTAGTTAAATGCATAATAGTGGGCACCTTATGTTTCTGCATGGAATTATATATGAACAAACCATGTATTACCATTCCTTTAGAGACAACATCATTCATGTTTATACTGTATCACTGCAAGTCGTTTCCTCAGTTTCAGTCTCCATTGTATAAGAaatgctgtcctctcctctcccaacaCAGGTGTTCTATGTGTCCGATTTCTTCAAGACGCCTGTTGATCCAGTAGAGATACAAGAGGAGACGTCCCACCACAGTCTACAGGACAACCCTGCAAATGGGATCCACTACGGAAGCACAGAATGAAGCTCTGACTACAACATGGACAACGCATTGAGGACAAGTAGCATGTTAAGCTAGCTACAACTACTTGCCATCCGCTACAGAGGACTATGGTTATTTATTTCCATGCATTTCAGGTCATTGGCATTGACTGTCGTGGAGATATCATGTTGCCTGAGCCCAGTAGACAGATGCTAAGTCCTCTCAGAGCCAATGATCTTGCCCATGTGTGTTGAGCTAACGGTCCGTGTATTCAATTCCTGGTCTTTGTGTGCAATTGCGGTGCGAGGTCTGCGCTTGTTGGAACGGTTGTGATTGCATTGGTTTGAGGATTGTGTTTGAAATGAATGAAATTCATGTTTGTTACAGTGAGTAATGAGGGTCCATGTGTGTAGCCTGGCCAATAATAAGCCTTACACCTGTGAATGAAATACCACGACTGTCCCAAAGCTTAAATGAAAGTCAGGAGACTTACTGAGCTCTGAAATGATGTACTATgtgctgtatatattttttaaattctgccTTCGCCAGATTGTTGCTGACACTTGCTCAAAGCTCCCTGGAAACTCCTTACAAATGTGTCCAAGTGTAGAAATCATGGTGACaaatacacaaattaactttttgacATTTGTATGCAGATGTACTGTTGTAAAAACGGTGTTTTGAGCTTTTCGGAAAACAAAATGCTAGCTATGTGACACAAATGAAGATGCAATTCCATTTTGGTACTTTGCTACAGTGAATAGTACTGTGTCTGAGACACATTTTGTGAACTGTAGAAGTGTGTGCGTTGTTTAGTGAGATCGTGAGAAACCACCCATACAGAAAGTCCAAAACCATAAGTGTCAAATagcctttttttttaaaccaggatGTCCCATTGACGTAAAGGATCTCTTTTTGAAGTAAGAGTTAGGTGGGGCCCAGATGCCCAGGAGGTAAGGCAGGGTGGGGTCTAAACACAAGGACCATATTCCTTTCCTAATGTTCCTCAAGAGCCAAAGTACAGACTTCAGACGAAAATATAGAGGCGTACTCACCACAAGTCTGGAACTACATATTTGTGTTCTGTCTCACACTCAGCTGTTGTGGGTGTCCTCacctttcagccacacccatagacattatggacatgcAAATGGTAATTAAATCATCTTCAAATTAAACACATTCTTATGTAACATTCACCATAGTCCTTTCACTAACAACTGCTGTCATTGCTTAGTTGCTGGCCAGCAACTGCTCAAACAGTGAGGTACTACCATttatactacagttgaagtcggaagtttacatacaccttagccaaatacatttaaactcagttttatacaattcctgacatttaatcctagtaaaaatcccctgttttaggtcagttaggatcaccactttattttaagaatgtgaaatgtcagaataatagtagagtgatttatttcaggttttatttttttcatcacattcccagtgggtcagaagtttacatgcactcaattagtatttggtagcattgccattaaattgtttaacttggctcaaacgtttcgggtagccttccacaagcttcccacaataagttgggtgaattttggcccattcctcctgacagagctggtgtaactgagtcaggtttgtaggcctccttgctcgcacgcgctttttcagttctgcccacaaattgtccataggattgaggtcagggctttgtgatggccactccaataccttgacttaagccattttgccacaactttggaagtatgcttggggtcattgtccatttggaagacccatttgcgaccaagctttaacttcctgactgtcttgagatgttgcttcaatatatccacataattgtccttcctcatgatgctgtctattctgtgaagtgcaccagtccctcctgcagcaaagcacccctacaacatgatgctgccacccccgtgcttcacagttgggatggtgttcttcagcttgcaagcctccccttttttccgccaaacataacgatggtcattatggccaaacagttctatttttgtttcatcagaccagaggacatttctccaaaaattacgatctttgtcccaatgtgcagttgcaaaccgtagtctggcttttttatggcggttttggagcagtggcttcttccttgctgagcgccctttcaggttatgtcgatataggactagtttttctgtggatatagatacttttgtacctgtttcctccagcatcttcacatggtcctggttgttctgggattgatttgcacttttcgcaacaaagtacgttcatctctaggagacagtctccttcctgagcggtatgacggctgcgtggtcccatggtgtttatacttgcgtactattatttgtatagatgaacgtggtaccttcagccgattggaaattgctcccaaggatgaaccagacttgtggaggtctacaatttattttctggggtcttggatgatttcttttgatttccccatgatgtcaagcaaagaggcactgagtttgaaggtaggccttgaaatacatccacaggtacacctccaattgactcaaattatgtcaatttgcctatcagaagcttctaaagccatgacaccattttctggaattttccaagctgttcaaagacacagtcaacttagtgtatgtaaacttctgacccactggaattctgatacagtgaattataagtgaaatatccgtctgtaaacaattgttggaaaaattacttgtgtcatgtacaaagtagatgtcctaaccgacttgccaaaactacagtttgttgacgagaaatgtgtggagtggttgagaaacgagttttaatgactccaacataagtgtatgtaaacttccgacttcaactgtatctgtgtaAGCTAAAGGCTTTCAGTATGCCGGCCTGCTCTCTCCAACTCTTACCTGTTGAGTGCTCATAGAAGAATGTTATAGCATGGGATTGGATACAAGCCTGATCCCCTGCTGAGGATCTATTTCCACCAGAGAGTCAATCTCTCAATGTCATGTCTAATTACAGAGTTATAAGGTTTTCTCCTTTTGGGCTCTCCTCTACCCGGTACATGACTTTCAAGTCCCATTActggggccaggagtttttcccgaCCGTGTGATCTCACTAGGAAAAGTCTGGGCCCTAGTTGTGGGACATAATTGAGGCCCAGATTTTCTCCATTGTGATTCTCCATCACTTCTATTTCGTTCCTTTCAATCATTTTCTGTTAGTCTATGAATCAGTATCTGATGTTCTGGAGGGCAGCATCTCTTACAAAGCTACAGGTTTATAATAAATACTAATGGGTGAACTAATGGAGAATGATAACAAAGAGATGATATTCATCATATTCAAAGGAAAGTGTCAATCCGCAGTTGTTTCAATAATTTTTGTACTtataaatgaattatatatacccatttattcttgaagaatataacttataaaagcTTCATGAGCTAGGTTTAACTGTCGTtgcccatcagaaccccaaatattaagttgttttactccaatgtttgtaagcaccatacatttaaacaaacactgtacagcctcaaaacatggttaaaactatcattttaatatcatggatggtcagtccttccaGTATCCATAGCTctttctatgaatttgagtggtaacatttctccagccctcttgatcagctttttaccaaaacagtcaTGGGATCACTGCTCTGCAGATTGGTCCTTTAATTCCTCTGTTTCAAAGTTCTCATGAGACTACAAAGGGTGAGATACTACATAAAAAATCTATTGAATAGAAGGAAATGTAATGTTCAACATACGCTGTTCATGTGAAATACATTTATGTTCATGTGACTTTTGAATTTGTAAACTAAGTGACTATACAAGCTGGTAttgtttatttgatttaataaagGGTCCAAACAGCTGATACCGGAGAAAGAATACAACACTACTATTCCTCTCTACCAGATGAACCAGTTGTCATGGTTAAGCAAGTACGCATGAAATGTGCAGAGGTGAAATGTGGTTTTGAATACCACAAACAGACGGATGCTAAACACAAAAGGCACGTATACACGTGTACATTCATATggtttatttaactagtcaattTCCACTTGATGTTTGGAGTTCTCATTCCTCTGTTCAGGTTGGACTCGCTCAGTTTCAAATTGTGATCGCTCAAGTGTTTCACTTTGATATATAACGTAACCATGTCTTTATCACAGCTTGTTCTGATCCTAGCCCTTCTCACCAGGCTACAAAAGAGACTTTTGACCCAGACATGTCGCCATTGACAATactcttgacacactgctctcacACTTGCCAAGCAATGCACTCAGTGTTTAAAAGAATCAGCTGGGAAAATGCTGTTAATACACTAATTGTGTATAAGTTTAGTGAAAAAAAACGACTAGAATTATCTCATGTAATTCAGATGACATCGTCTGCTCGCATGTGGTCAACCAGACCAACTACCACCCTCTAGTGGAAAAACTAACATTAGTGGGGAGGTAAATGGATGACCTTAAGTCAAGTAAAACTAACTCCAAAATGAATAACCCATAATTTTCAGAGTTCAGTCTTATATAAAATGCAAGATCAAATTGTATTACTAAGAGTAATAACATTTTGACAATCATGTGCAGACTTACTGGGGTTGTCATTGTTTCAAAAGGCAAAGGGCCGTATTGGTCTAGATATATGGGTGAGAAGCTGTACTAGATAAAACTCTCGTAATCATGTCTGTTTTACAATAAGTGTGGATACCGTTATTTCCATCATATCAAATGAGTTACACCCACCATTCCAGCTTTACAGAAACTGGACACTTGAGCTCTGACAGCGACAGGTATTTCCCAACAGACATTACAACAGTTGCTAAACACAATCAATGCCATACATTTCTTCCCAACAATGAAATGCTTTATGGTTGAGTGTTCTACGTTTCTTGTGATGCAAAAGTGACGATTTTGATATCCTGTAATTTTGAGACCACCCAAAGTTTATTTTAACTCATGAAATTCATGAACAAAGTCACAAGATATATAGAGTAGTTTGAGTATATAAAGACCCACAGTGGgagaaactgaaacagaaactgCATTAGAACAGAGCGCAGGAATAATTTTTCACATGACATTTTATTCCCTTCAACTGGATAATCTGCTGGACAGGCACAGTCTACCACGAACAGTCAAATTTTACCACAGCTCTCTAGGGTTGTACAATTTTATTTCTTCTTAGGAGAAAGCTGTACATGGAGGTTCTGGCCTTCAGTGTTTCACATACATATAATATTAGGACAATGCAACAGACAGTAAGCACACTGAAGGATCAGGAGCGGTTACCCTCATTACTCAAAGCTGGACAGGAAGGACAACACAACCTCCTTCAGTTTGGCGTCAGCTGTCGGTGAGATCATACCATCAGTCCTGGAATAAAACAAGAGTCTCATTACTTCAAATTAAATTCATATCAACATTCATGATTAACATCAACCATAGATTTTTACTGATTACTCAGACGGTCCTGTTACCTGATGGTGGTGAGCAGGTCCTGGTGCTGGCTGAGGACGTGTACAAGGAAGGCCTTCTCAAACCTGGTGATCTTGGAAGGGTCCATCTTGTCCAAGTGACCTCTGACACCGGCGTAGATGACTGTCACCTGCTCCTCAATGGCCATTGGgcctgggggagggagagaaagtaaaataaaaagaCATGTCGTTTCCccaaactaaggagtggccctGGTTGACAACATACAAAATGTTAAACGTTATTAGCACGCTGGGTGGTGACACTCACAGTACTGTCCTTGTTTGAGCAACTCAGTGAGGCGGACACCCCTGTTGAGCAGCTGCTGGGTGGCAGCGTCCAGGTCAGAGCCGAACTGGGCAAAGGCAGCCACCTCACGGTATTGGGCCAACTCTAACTTCATGGTACCAGCCACCTATACACAGTAAAGGAACACAGTAAAGGACCACAATCGTATTATGGATTTAGGTGACTGATTCCAAGTGAGAAAATACTCTGGGGTAAACTGATGAACTGCAATGAAATAAAAAGTTGATCTGCATTTATCTGATGTATAATGTCAGTCCCCTATAGAGCCCCAGGTCACACCTGCTTCATGGCCTTGGTCTGGGCAGCTGATCCAACTCTGGACACAGACAGACCCACGTTGATGGCTGGGCGGATACCTTTGTAGAACAACTCAGTCTCCAAGAAGATCTGCAGGGGAGAGAGCACACTTCTGTTTAGGGATTACATTAAACTTTGACAAGTCGATTGGAGGAAAAGGCAAGTGGGGCCAATAATGAAATGACATCtctccacaccacacccacctgTCCATCAGTGATGGAGATGACGTTGGTAGGGATGTAGGCAGACACGTCTCCGGCCTGGGTCTCAATGACGGGCAGAGCGGTCAGGGAGCCGCCTCCGAAGTTGTCGTGCATCTTGGCAGCTCTTTCCAGCAGACGGGAGTGTAGGTAGAACACGTCACCGGGGTAGGCCTCGCGACCAGGGGGACGACGCAGCAGCAGGGACATCTGACGGTAGGCTACAGCCTGGATGGATTTAGGAGGGATGCGAATACAGCTGTTAAACACGGGTAGATTAACAGAGCCTGGTCCCTTTAATTTTTTATTCATGAAGCAGCATCACACTCAAGACTCTACTCAGCCCCGACTTCCCCCTTCTCACCTGCTTGGACAAATCATCGTAGATGATGAGGCCGTGCTTGCCGTTGTCTCTGAAGAACTCTCCCATGGAGCAGCCAGAGTATGGGGCCAGGTACTGCAGGGGAGCAGCATCAGAGGCTGTAGCAGACACCACAATGGTGTATTTCATAGCATCAGCGTCAGTCAGCCTCTTAACCAGCTGGGCCACAGTGGATCTCTTCTGGCCAATGGCAACGTAGATACAGTACAGCTTCTTCTTCTCATCTTTGCCTTCGTTGAAACGCTTCTGGTTGATAATGGTGTCAATGGCAATAGCAGTTTTGCTGTTAGAATAGAGGGAATTTGTATTCAATTACAGTTCTAGTGTCAGAGTAAGCAAATAATTACTACAAATATAACTGCATGGCTTTAAAGTTGAATGAAAGGCAATAGAAAATGGTTGAAGTGCTGTCTACTACTCTCCAGGTAAAGGCAAATTAAGCTTGCATAGTAGAACATTAACACATTCACAATTGTTTATGACACATTGAACATGCAGATTCGTAATCCCCAAATAGCCCGACTGAGGGATAGATGGCACCTGGCCATTTGTTTACCCAGTCTGCCGGTCACCGATGATCAGCTCACGCTGTCCACGGCCAATGGGCACCAGGCTGTCCACGGCCTTGATACCCGTCTGCATGGGCTCCTTCACAGAGATACGGGGGATGATGCCAGGGGCCTTCAGACCCACACGCCTACGGATGCTCGACCCAAGAGGACCCTGAGGGACAAAGAAGGGTTAACTCTACTCTGATCAGACCCGATATGCCCAGACCGTAGTAAACCTGTAGTCGCAACCCAAGGACCCTAGATCTGAAAGGATCAGGTGGGAGATCCTTTTTGTTGTGTGGCATCCAAGAAGTCTGGGTACAAAAATACATCTCCATGAATTCTTAAAATGAACAATCGTTATGTTATGTTTTTAACTATGAATGTTTTCAAGAGTGCGCGGACAGACATGGTCTTCCTGTTCCTACCTCATCCTATACAACTACTTCTGTACACCTTTCCTATTCATTTACTGtccatacacatacagtgccttcagaacgtattcataTCCCTCTATTGCACATTGTTGcgttactgcctgaattcaaaatgcattaaatagATTTTACCATCACtcatccacacacaaacacaaagggaAAACGTGTTTAAAAATGTTgacaaatttacaaaaaaattaaatacagaaatctcatttacgtaagtattcacacccctgagtcaatagctATGGTCactagctgtgttcgaatactcatactagcCGCACTGTGTGTGACGTTAATTGAGTacgtagtatgcttattggtcatagtatgccaaaagttcctggatgtcatactacattcgccaaaatacaaagtatacatGCAGTGGACACCATTTCTGTGCTATTAAGGTCCATAATGCAAATCTTCAGAAAATGAGCGTGGCTTAACATGTTCAGATTGGAAGAAAATGGATGAAAATTTGCAGCCCAAGTCCGAGGAAAGCGTATACAAATATATTGCTTTAacaaatgtttattattattattttttaaatagagcaatgtaataaattacttttcaaataagCTAAATCACGTtagctgacaatttgttagctacgcttcCCTTACAAACAGCATATCATtaaattagttagctagctacctaacgttagttggctactacaTCAAACTTGCCCGTATTTTAACCATACACCATTTAACTACCCACCCAACGTGTATGGACTTGATTATTCATGTCATTCTTAGGGGTATAGTTAtgcattctcaatggacattgtgaAGTCGTAAGATGTCttgctagtcatttgttatgctaacaagcaagtagtaacacagcaacaacttccggtagacaagcgatatgggtattcaaacacagctaaaGTTAGAATctttggaagcaattacagctgtcagtctCTGGTTAAGTCTAAACTTGGTACAATGCTTGCACATttcttttaaattcttcaagctctgtcaagtcggttgttgatcattgctagacaactattttcaagtcttgccatacattttcaagtcgatttaagtcaaaactaactaggccactcaggaatattcaacatCATTTTGGTAAACAACTCATGtacatttgtccttgtgttttaggttattgtcctgctgaaaggtaaatttgtctcccagtgtctggtggaaagcagactgaacaaggttttcctctaggatgattttgcctgtgcttatcgctattcagtgttgtttttgtgtgtgtgatatatatat
This portion of the Salvelinus sp. IW2-2015 linkage group LG15, ASM291031v2, whole genome shotgun sequence genome encodes:
- the LOC111974583 gene encoding ATP synthase subunit alpha, mitochondrial, coding for MLSVRVAAALARSLPRRAGFVSKNVAAACVGVNHLHTHRPCLAAKTGTAEVSSILEEKILGADTSADLEETGRVLSIGDGIARVYGLRNVQAEEMVEFSSGLKGMSLNLEPDNVGVVVFGNDKLIKEGDIVKRTGAIVDVPVGEELLGRVVDALGNAIDGKGPLGSSIRRRVGLKAPGIIPRISVKEPMQTGIKAVDSLVPIGRGQRELIIGDRQTGKTAIAIDTIINQKRFNEGKDEKKKLYCIYVAIGQKRSTVAQLVKRLTDADAMKYTIVVSATASDAAPLQYLAPYSGCSMGEFFRDNGKHGLIIYDDLSKQAVAYRQMSLLLRRPPGREAYPGDVFYLHSRLLERAAKMHDNFGGGSLTALPVIETQAGDVSAYIPTNVISITDGQIFLETELFYKGIRPAINVGLSVSRVGSAAQTKAMKQVAGTMKLELAQYREVAAFAQFGSDLDAATQQLLNRGVRLTELLKQGQYCPMAIEEQVTVIYAGVRGHLDKMDPSKITRFEKAFLVHVLSQHQDLLTTIRTDGMISPTADAKLKEVVLSFLSSFE
- the LOC111975039 gene encoding phospholipid phosphatase 1: MFETGRIPLVLLDVTCFILVGLPFVILTPLHNPFNRGFFCNDESIRYPLKEDTISYQLLGGVMIPFTLIVVVSGECLGVYMTHIKTKSSLGTNYVARIYKAVGSFLFGAAASQSLTDIAKYSIGRLRPHFLAVCKPMWDRINCIAGGYIENFTCTGEKNMVDEARLSFFSGHSSFSMYCMLFLALYVQARLQTEWARLLRPTIQFFLIATSIYVGLSRVSDYKHHWNDVLTGLLLGAIVAILTVFYVSDFFKTPVDPVEIQEETSHHSLQDNPANGIHYGSTE